The Cottoperca gobio chromosome 22, fCotGob3.1, whole genome shotgun sequence genome contains a region encoding:
- the mtfr1l gene encoding mitochondrial fission regulator 1-like translates to MRPHITMETDTEVIPIWQNKPHGSARSFVRRIGSTLPLRPPQRACFQELPGLPALRPMAGPMVPTLADIAWIVADEEETYARVRSDSRPLKHEWRPTPLLVLHRNSSVPNFRRECKRVEGLRKPGVTALNRTTALQDELGRLRAQIAKIVSTDSGSNPLTPDLLSPDDTSMSFSMAPFETVPYQPAATAAASFVISDVTEEEEEEEEEDDDRISVVSELVPDPLPPVSMTASATFDLDRPSMDFREAEEDTVSLSKSTSFADVMDILKDMNRMKMSKDRYNRGCTSLREEDSASLISEALRKKFVLKEEDTDAVKRK, encoded by the exons ATGAGACCCCACATCACCATGGAAACAGACACA GAAGTTATTCCTATCTGGCAGAATAAGCCTCATGGATCTGCACGTAGTTTTGTGAGAAGAATAGGTTCCACTCTTCCACTCAGACCTCCACAAAGGGCATGTTTCCAG GAACTACCGGGCCTGCCCGCTCTTCGGCCTATGGCTGGCCCTATGGTTCCTACCTTGGCAGACATAGCCTGGATTGTCGCAGATGAAGAAGAGACATATGCCAGAGTGCG GAGTGACTCTCGTCCTCTGAAACACGAATGGCGGCCCACGCCTCTCCTGGTGCTCCACAGGAACTCATCCGTACCCAACTTCCGCCGTGAGTGCAAAAGGGTGGAGGGGCTTAGGAAGCCTGGGGTGACGGCGCTGAACCGCACTACCGCCCTGCAGGACGAGCTCGGCAGACTGCGTGCACAGATCGCCAAGATTGTTTCAACTGATTCTG gcTCCAACCCTCTGACCCCTGACCTGCTCTCCCCTGACGACACTAGCATGAGCTTCTCCATGGCGCCTTTCGAGACGGTACCGTACCAGCCGGCCGCCACGGCTGCCGCTTCCTTTGTCATCAGTGATGTcacggaggaggaagaggaggaggaggaggaagacgacgATAGGATCTCTGTGGTGTCAGAGCTTGTCCCTGACCCTCTGCCGCCTGTTTCCATGACGGCATCAGCGACCTTTGACCTGGACAGACCCAGCATGGACTTCcgggaggcagaggaggataCAGTGTCTCTGTCAAAGTCCACCAGCTTTGCTGATGTCATGGACATCCTGAAGGACATGAACCGCATGAAGATGAGCAAAGACAG GTACAACAGAGGCTGTACGTCCCTCAGAGAGGAGGACTCAGCCTCTTTGATTTCAGAAGCTCTGAGGAAAAAGTTTGTCCTGAAGGAAGAAGATACTGACGCTGTGAAACGAAAGTAG